A genomic stretch from Pelodiscus sinensis isolate JC-2024 unplaced genomic scaffold, ASM4963464v1 ctg85, whole genome shotgun sequence includes:
- the CATSPERQ gene encoding cation channel sperm-associated auxiliary subunit TMEM249 — protein MPRDAFALWSISFFDVEKRLARKLQQNAHFPFQVQRPNVYVMEYYKDTLWKGAVIFLLSVLGVVLYRKYGKTSQDYSGFFAYGMLVGLWLFLSSMYKRHLVINHNRGCYQIYIKRQLWQEGPLHQIYIRLGAQMDAYGKPFYRLILNGYGLEVLALASLSDKYEHMEFLGKQIAHKLRLNYFDWPDVSARHVIRHWPPPPQGEGLEA, from the exons atgCCACGAGACGCCTTCGCCCTTTGGAGCATCAGCTTCTTTGACGTGGAGAAGAGACTGGCCCGCAAGCTGCAGCAGAACGCGCATTTCCCCTTCCAGGTGCAGCGGCCCAATG TGTACGTGATGGAGTATTACAAGGATACGCTGTGGAAGGGGGCCGTCATCTTCCTGCTCAGTGTGCTGGGCGTAGTCCTCTACCGCAAGTACGGGAAG ACCTCCCAGGATTACTCCGGCTTCTTCGCCTACGGGATGCTGGTCGGGCTCTGGCTCTTCCTCAGCTCCATGTACAAGCGGCACCTGGTGATCAACCACAACCGGGGCTGCTACCAGATCTACATCAAGCGGCAGCTCTGGCAGGAGGGGCCCCTGCACCAGATCTACATCCGGCTGGGGGCCCAGATGGACG CCTACGGGAAGCCCTTCTACCGCCTCATCCTCAACGGCTACGGCCTGGAGGTGCTGGCCCTGGCCAGCCTGTCGGACAAATACGAG cacatgGAGTTCCTGGGCAAGCAGATCGCGCACAAGCTGCGGCTCAACTACTTCGACTGGCCGGACGTGTCGGCGCGCCACGTGATCCGCCACTGGCCCCCCCCGCCGCAGGGCGAGGGGCTGGAGGCGTGA
- the SLC52A2 gene encoding LOW QUALITY PROTEIN: solute carrier family 52, riboflavin transporter, member 2 (The sequence of the model RefSeq protein was modified relative to this genomic sequence to represent the inferred CDS: deleted 1 base in 1 codon) — MAASATGQAVLTHVLVALFGMGSWVAVNALWVELPVVVKQLPEGWNLPAYLSVLIALGNVGPVAVTLAHKLAPGRLRERWVIQAMQALGVVAALFLALFWHRTAEVAGEPRSLAFLLLAFLLALVCCTSNVTFLPFMCQLPSPCVRTFFVGQGLAPSSALFPCVLALAQGVGRLECRNASQPHYLQESFPAATYFGLTCGLLAVSALAFLGLLLQRARAGSSAAPQGGSPKGSVETEESFPLQDGTPTSGSATAIAGGPPAPPASFWTGRNVYLLGLLGVSNALTNGVLPSVQSYACLPYGSTAYHLSVVLSNLANPLACFLAMFVLCRSAVGLGVISALGGLFAAYLMVLAALSPCPPLVGSAAGVSLVVLAWILFLGLFSYLKVVIGSLLHEAGHAALVWCGAVIQAGSLVGALTMFPMVSVYHLFRSGQDCVDSCRA; from the exons ATGGCTGCCTCGGCGACGGGCCAGGCCGTGCTCACCCACGTGCTGGTGGCGCTCTTCGGGATGGGCTCCTGGGTGGCCGTGAACGCCTTGTGGGTGGAGCTGCCGGTGGTGGTGAAGCAGCTGCCGGAAG GCTGGAACCTCCCTGCCTACCTCTCGGTGCTCATCGCCCTGGGCAACGTGGGCCCCGTCGCCGTCACCCTGGCTCACAAGCTGGCCCCGGGGCGGCTGCGGGAGCGCTGGGTCATCCAGGCCATGCAGGCGCTGGGCGTGGTGGCCGCGCTCTTCCTGGCGCTCTTCTGGCACCGCACGGCGGAGGTGGCCGGGGAGCCCCGCAGCCTGGCCTTCCTGCTCCTGGCCTTCCTCCTGGCCTTGGTGTGCTGCACCTCCAACGTCACCTTCCTGCCCTTCATGTGCCAGCTGCCCTCGCCGTGCGTCCGCACCTTCTTCGTGGGCCAGGGCCTG GCGCCCTCTAGCGCCCTCTTCCCCTGCGTGCTGGCGCTGGCCCAGGGCGTGGGCCGGCTGGAGTGCCGCAACGCCTCCCAGCCCCACtacctgcaggagagcttccccgCCGCCACCTACTTCGGCCTCACCTGCGGCCTGCTGGCCGTCTcggccctcgccttcctggggctgctcctgcagCGCGCCCGGGCCGGCAGCTCCGCCGCCCCCCAGGGGGGCTCCCCCAAGGGCAGCGTGGAGACGGAGGAGTCCTTCCCCCTGCAGGACGGCACCCCCACCTCGGGCAGCGCCACGGCCATCGCCgggggcccccccgccccgcctgcctccTTCTGGACGGGCAGGAACGTCTacctgctggggctgctgggcgtcTCCAACGCGCTGACCAACGGCGTGCTGCCCTCGGTGCAGAGCTACGCCTGCCTGCCCTACGGGAGCACGGCCTACCACCTCTCCGTGGTGCTCAGCAACCTGGCCAACCCCCTGGCCTGCTTCCTCGCCATGTTCGTGCTGTGCAG GTCAGCAGTGGGCCTGGGCGTCATCTCGGCGCTGGGAGGCCTCTTTGCAGCCTATCTGATGGTGCTGGCCGcgctcagcccctgccctcccctggtGGGCAGCGCCGCCGGAGTCAGCCTGGTG GTGCTGGCCTGGAtcctcttcctggggctcttcTCCTACCTCAAGGTGGTGATCGGCAGCCTGCTGCACGAGGCCGGCCACGCGGCGCTGGTGTGGTGCGGGGCCGTCATCCAGGCCGGCTCGCTGGTGGGCGCCCTGACCATGTTCCCCATGGTCAGCGTCTATCACCTCTTCCGGAGCGGGCAGGACTGCGTGGACAGCTGCAGGGCCTGA
- the FBXL6 gene encoding F-box/LRR-repeat protein 6, translating to MEKPRAAENSGQAGGFSAPSGTGQNASRKRGAAASGRAAVGGASGARKKKAAFKAPRRGAPDYFVHETDDDMLLIISNTGDRPVAKRKHQAAARKQQCVQRSSVAGKRKRDRSGAPAAKALVLGGQATDSQAAAGPSWGEHLPVEILVRIFQALVAAEGAVPTLCRVARVCRLWYGAASSPALWQRVSVGFCWGEPGKKQAPQTEKRIRSTVEWLVPNRFSLLRDFALCHWRSQVPFVLQALAESCPLLAALKLSHCSGVSPESLSALAGRCPQLESLNLQNSQVDSAAVVSFLEAAGSRLRQLWLTYSSRMNAVVTALSSGCCPGLHLLEVNTEIKQSSQHLLLSVEQLQAACPQLQVLRLLNVIWSPKPSPRSAPTSLGFPQLEELCLATTSYSFVTDSILQKILQASPRLRVLDLRGCCRVTPKGLQELSCPDVEQLYLGLYCSAHHLVLPSEGSRLLTWKWQHSLRELDVAGQSFSERDLEQALATFGQGGGRAALRSLSLIGTKVTVSTVSALILSCPDLSYLNLSSCRYLPRGMKRAYRGQDDVRQCLHKLLGSADEPAAAQETSE from the exons ATGGaaaagcccagggcagcagagaaCTCGGGACAGGCCGGGGGTTTCTCAGCACCGTCCGGCACAGGGCAGAACGCTTCCAGGAAGCGGGGCGCCGCGGCGAGCGGGAGAGCAGCCGTGGGGGGCGCCAGCGGGGCCCGGAAAAAGAAGGCGGCTTTCAAGGCCCCCAGGAGAGGGGCCCCGGACTACTTTGTTCACGAGACGGACGATGACATGCTGCTGATCATTTCCAACACGGGCGACCGGCCAGTGGCCAAGAGAAAGCACCAGGCGGCGGCAAGGAAGCAGCAGTGCGTCCAAAGGAGCAGTGTGgcgggaaagagaaagagagaccgaAGCGGCGCTCCAGCGGCAAAGGCGCTCGTGCTTGGGGGCCAGGCCACGGacagccaggcagctgctgggccCTCCTGGGGAGAGCACCTCCCAGTAGAGATCCTGGTGCGGATCTTCCAGGCATTGGTGGCGGCCGAGGGGGCCGTGCCCACGCTCTGCAG GGTGGCCCGGGTGTGCCGGCTTTGGTACGGGGCAGCCTCCAGCCCGGCGCTGTGGCAGAGAGTGTCAGTCGgcttctgctggggggagcccggtAAAAAGCAGGCGCCGCAGACCGAGAAGAGGATCCGCAGCACGGTGGAGTGGCTGGTCCCGAACAG GTTTTCCCTTCTCCGGGACTTTGCCCTTTGCCACTGGAGGAGCCAGGTGCCCTTTGTCCTGCAG GCCCTTGCGGAATCCTGCCCCCTTCTCGCCGCCCTCAAGCTGTCCCACTGCAGCGGCGTGAGCCCCGAGTCCCTGAGCGCGCTGGCTGGACGCTGCCCCCAGCTGGAAAGCTTAAACCTGCAGAATTCCCAG GTCGACTCCGCGGCTGTGGTGAGCTTCCTGGAGGCCGCTGGCTCTCGGCTCCGGCAGCTCTGGCTGACGTACAGCAGCCGAATGAACGCCGTCGTCACCGCGCTCTCG AGCGGTTGCTGCCCCGGGCTGCATCTCCTGGAGGTGAACACGGAGATCAAGCAGAGcagccagcacctcctgctgtcCGTGGAACAGCTGCAGGCGGCCTGCCCGCAGCTGCAG GTGCTGCGCCTGCTTAATGTGATCTGGTCCCCGAAGCCAAGCCCCAGGTCTGCCCCCACCTCTCTGggcttcccccagctggaggagctgTGCCTGGCCACCACCTCCTATTCCTTCGTCACTGACAGTATCCTGCAGAAAATCTTGcaggcctcccccaggctgcggGTGCTGGACCTGCGTGGCTGCTGCCGTGTGACGCCCAAAGGGCTGCAGGAGCTGTCGTGCCCTG ATGTGGAGCAGCTGTACCTGGGCCTGTACTGCAGCGCTCACCACCTGGTGCTGCCCTCGGAGGGCAGCCGCCTGCTCACCTGGAAGTGGCAGCACAGCCTGCGGGAGCTGGACGTGGCAGGGCAGAGCTTCAGCGAGCGCGACCTGGAGCAGGCCCTGGCCACCTTCGGGCAGGGCGGCGGCCGGGCGGCCCTGCGCTCCCTCAGCCTGATCGGCACCAAGGTCACCGTGAGCACCGTCAG CGCCCTGATCCTCAGCTGCCCTGACCTGAGCTACCTCAACCTGTCTTCCTGCCGCTACCTGCCCCGGGGCATGAAGAGGGCGTACCGGGGCCAGGACGACGTCCGCCAGTGTTTGCACAAGCTGCTGGGCAGCGCCGACGAGCCGGCAGCAGCCCAGGAGACGTCGGAATGA